The proteins below are encoded in one region of Mya arenaria isolate MELC-2E11 chromosome 15, ASM2691426v1:
- the LOC128220036 gene encoding LOW QUALITY PROTEIN: uncharacterized protein LOC128220036 (The sequence of the model RefSeq protein was modified relative to this genomic sequence to represent the inferred CDS: inserted 2 bases in 2 codons): MGSRNDINELAKYFQNTSLSAKPENESKDSAYKRTNNDITVDKQVFSRRLPLDIDIANMNEAFGGAKPKQGHWHSDRHRTVIGSNQRRPTFGHDDREKYYSISENKDREASKVEQNKDTRRQPIYSKSTTLAYDNPEWRHSVSEDKSNFSDKWRPINADVTKHKSSFKSSASSRTSENTLDVGFDPVPDAEAKRNRAENDVKSSCLPKANINVSTGIFRMEKSRGDTQKANYNNTCDKTIRNNGNTRETDDKKTHTQIYVVICDEVSNERRIQDFLYQRMGRPEWLTLEVKCVEKMVGLSEGCTLVTTSFASASTASKAVDLLHSSNKNFSSKVHVFISKKSALGEELTMTDKREAEIKKAREEMLETAEHFVQKHNMKIKEKEDEIGEIDTVLHRQKISFNVYDKLSDKKSALDDKLQELKSQKGEFCKYIXAIETKFEDIIDNDKFGNDLKEIRKALGVECRRLEAALPIYARREDILTTIQDNQVAVVLGETGSGKSTQMVQYLYQVGYGGKGLIACTQPRKIAAISLATHVSKELASSVGQKVGYQVGMQIKKTDITKVLYMTDHNLLNECLTDRSLSKYSCVIIDEAHERSIQTDLLLGLLKHCLKTRPELKVIVTSATIDPDIFVQYFGGPQNCPVLSVSGRAFPVDVIWDHDEMYDSQYSNDFERKALQKAIDIHTGTDVNSGDIIVFLTSAFETVRCAERFKEKSVDQNCICLPLHGKLKPGEQQLVFDPTPKGKRKIIFSTNIAETSVTIDGITYVIDTGLVKEMRFDPKRYMSSLDVVTVSKSSANQRKGRAGRTAAGTCYRLYAQTDFSKMEKSGTPEILRIHVAQGILKLLQMEVNPFDFDYVQSPSPAAMKSAVEELMSIEAVDKDGITELGEWIVRLPIEPRLGVMVKKGIDMGVSLESIVIATCCNQQVFFRTGSDEEKKVSDXEKLEFCHIGGDLLTMLSVYREWDKVNEKEKGKWCNTKSVNGKSMKGVREMVDEICTSLKRELDVNIRHNFIEVAEADSRIGKLIFECMYSNLGYYLGHESAGYLIVNRNHRVQIHPSSALISLGCQPEWIVFNRVLKTSADFITEITPVPEDYIKEAERLGKIKLDRTALHNQRIERVSTIPVGKHVFWKFVGPMHKERKSLEADIQDVCNGSNVIIEANRRRGEVVLFTVPQYSKLALDILKKNLKPLPSQLLNERIEKPLCESEVRVVIKEGGEVADILMPDQYRVCNIKKNDSAENSLTEDEVHTVLSQFGPLEQIWQTTENRSTNSMFWGKVTFTNASDANEAVSGIRPEDVVRLLMTRIQVLDGDISVQPAKERLDDKKSDLFIRGIPLTVCEDDIKEGLANSLGVVNSKERFTVFIPRENCTLRTNELGLVRTELTNLLSTLSRPEHFRSNVVEYRQQTVTAFAFVTFNNAEMCEHVADRINDGGCYINDCKLRAEVEYKSSVHVKRFLFDLLKQDINEKVEMYRTQSQSTTVEIRSLISGNFSLDIQSISSQNLARAKVSFDKLVQGEVLDCDVINNIQVLFFGDGLAKIKEIEKFSGAVIILDERRMQISVQGSTASKKTAIALIRTEVLRCADSKETIVRLKGEDNPPGLMKALVVKYGIKLDELKTKTGLSSITLNFRYHEISLSGKDGAVVKAISIIGELKESLSRDKTAANASTDLPDCPVCLTPINEEDMFRLEYCGHAYCETCLTNQIRFAIQNKEFPVSCAVQNCDKGFVARDFNFQMGNNFIMPSELVQASMTSFVRRHNKEYKFCPTPNCNMVYKVSGIGGRFDCVLCKSSTCTKCHIEFHEGLTCAMYISAKNDEDSVRRWINEDPQNRKSCPVCNISIEKIDGCYHITCKCGSHVCWKCLKYFSSMSACYGHMQAEHDSFV, from the exons ATGGGCAGCAGGAATGACATTAATGAGTTGgctaaatatttccaaaatactTCACTGTCTGCAAAGCCTGAAAATGAATCAAAAGATTCAGCTTATAAAAGAACTAACAATGACATCACTGTTGATAAACAAGTTTTTTCTAGACGTTTGCCGTTAGATATAGATATTGCAAACATGAATGAAGCATTCGGAGGTGCGAAGCCAAAACAAGGTCATTGGCACAGCGATCGACATAGGACAGTCATCGGTAGTAATCAAAGAAGACCTACATTTGGGCATGACGACAGAGAAAAGTATTATTCAATATCTGAAAATAAAGATCGCGAGGCAAGTAAAGTAGAACAAAACAAAGACACTCGTCGACAACCGATATACAGTAAAAGTACGACTTTGGCGTACGACAACCCTGAATGGCGGCATTCAGTATCAGAAGATAAAAGCAATTTCTCAGACAAGTGGAGACCAATCAATGCCGACGTGACAAAACACAAATCATCTTTTAAATCCTCAGCAAGTTCAAGAACGAGTGAGAACACATTAGATGTTGGTTTTGATCCAGTGCCAGATGCAGAAGCAAAGCGTAATCGTGCTGAGAATGATGTAAAAAGTAGCTGTTTACCAAAAGCAAACATAAACGTCAGCACAGGAATTTTCAGAATGGAAAAAAGTAGAGGAGATACACAAAAGgcaaattataataatacttgTGACAAAACCATTCGAAATAACGGGAATACGAGGgagactgatgacaaaaaaacacatacccAGATTTATGTTGTGATTTGTGACGAAGTTTCAAATGAGCGGAGAATTCAAGATTTTTTATATCAGCGGATGGGTAGACCGGAGTGGTTGACTTTAGAGGTTAAGTGTGTTGAGAAAATGGTAGGACTCAGCGAAGGATGCACCTTGGTAACAACGTCATTTGCAAGTGCAAGCACTGCTAGCAAAGCAGTAGATCTTCTGCACAGTTCCAACAAAAACTTTTCCAGCAAAGTTCATGTATTCATTAGCAAGAAAAGTGCCCTCGGCGAGGAGCTGACGATGACTGATAAACGTGAGGCTGAAATTAAAAAAGCTCGAGAGGAAATGCTAGAAACGGCAGAACATTTTGTGCAAaaacacaatatgaaaataaaagaaaaggaaGATGAAATCGGGGAAATCGACACCGTATTGCATAGACAGAAAATTTCATTCAATGTTTATGACAAACTATCAGACAAGAAGTCGGCTTTGGATGACAAGTTACAGGAGCTAAAATCACAAAAGGGAgagttttgtaaataca aagCAATAGAAACAAAATTTGAAGACATAATAGATAATGATAAATTCGGAaatgatttgaaagaaattcgAAAGGCTCTTGGTGTCGAATGCCGGCGCTTAGAAGCAGCCCTACCGATATATGCAAGACGAGAGGACATCCttacaacaatacaggacaaCCAGGTTGCTGTTGTACTTGGCGAAACGGGATCTGGAAAATCCACTCAAATGGTCCAGTACCTGTATCAAGTTGGATATGGAg GCAAAGGCCTTATTGCTTGCACTCAGCCTAGAAAGATTGCAGCAATCAGTCTGGCGACCCATGTGTCCAAAGAACTAGCCTCAAGCGTTGGACAAAAAGTTGGCTATCAAGTAGGCATGCAGATAAAGAAAACAGATATCACAAAGGTTTTGTATATGACTGATCACAATTTGCTGAATGAATGTTTAACAGATAGGTCGTTATCAAAGTACTCTTGTGTAATTATTGATGAGGCCCATGAGAGAAGCATTCAAACAGATTTACTTTTAGGACTTCTTAAGCATTGTTTGAAAACCAGACCAGAACTCAAAGTTATTGTGACGTCTGCAACAATTGACCCAGACATATTTGTTCAGTACTTTGGGGGTCCACAAAACTGCCCCGTTTTAAGTGTTTCCGGTCGTGCATTTCCCGTAGATGTCATTTGGGATCATGACGAAATGTACGATAGCCAATATTCAAACGATTTTGAGAGGAAGGCCCTTCAGAAAGCTATTGACATCCACACAGGAACTGATGTTAATTCTGGGGATATTATTGTGTTCCTTACATCTGCTTTTGAGACAGTTAGGTGTGCGGAACGgttcaaagaaaaaagtgtaGACCAGAATTGCATCTGTTTGCCGCTGCACGGAAAACTAAAACCAGGAGAGCAACAACTAGTTTTTGATCCAACTCCGAAGGGAAAGCGAAAGATTATTTTCTCGACTAACATTGCTGAAACTTCCGTCACAATAGATGGCATTACGTATGTGATAGATACTGGGCTCGTGAAAGAAATGCGTTTTGATCCTAAACGTTACATGAGTTCTTTGGATGTTGTGACTGTAAGCAAGAGCTCCGCCAATCAGCGTAAAGGAAGGGCGGGGAGAACTGCTGCAGGAACATGTTACAGACTCTATGCGCAAACTGACTTTAGCAAAATGGAAAAATCTGGAACTCCCGAAATATTACGTATCCATGTTGCGCAAggtattttgaaacttttaCAAATGGAAGTTAATCCTTTTGACTTTGATTACGTCCAGTCGCCCTCACCAGCGGCAATGAAAAGTGCAGTCGAAGAGCTTATGAGTATAGAAGCTGTTGACAAAGATGGAATTACTGAGCTTGGAGAATGGATAGTGCGACTCCCTATTGAACCAAGGCTTGGAGTGATGGTTAAAAAGGGAATTGACATGGGTGTTTCTCTTGAATCGATTGTCATTGCAACTTGTTGTAATCAACAAGTGTTCTTTCGCACTGGTTCAGATGAAGAGAAAAAAGTATCTG ATGAAAAACTGGAGTTCTGTCACATTGGAGGTGACTTACTGACTATGTTGTCGGTATATAGAGAGTGGGATAAAGTCAACGAAAAGGAAAAGGGCAAATGGTGTAATACAAAGAGCGTCAATGGAAAATCAATGAAAGGCGTTCGGGAAATGGTCGATGAAATATGCACATCACTGAAGAGAGAGTTGGATGTGAATATCCGGCATAATTTTATTGAAGTAGCTGAAGCCGATTCACGTATAGGAAAGTTAATTTTTGAATGCATGTACTCTAACCTGGGTTACTACCTTGGACATGAAAGTGCGGGCTACCTGATTGTTAATCGCAATCACAGGGTACAGATACACCCTTCTTCAGCCCTGATTTCTCTAGGCTGTCAGCCTGAATGGATAGTCTTCAACAGAGTTTTGAAAACCTCAGCGGATTTTATCACAGAGATAACGCCAGTTCCGGAAGACTACATTAAGGAGGCGGAGCGCTTAGGCAAAATCAAACTAGACAGAACAGCATTGCACAATCAACGGATTGAACGAGTGAGCACAATTCCAGTTGGAAAACATGTGTTTTGGAAGTTTGTTGGACCAATGCATAAAGAACGAAAGTCATTAGAAGCGGACATTCAAGATGTTTGCAACGGTTCCAATGTGATAATTGAAGCAAATAGACGGAGAGGTGAAGTAGTATTGTTTACAGTCCCGCAATATTCTAAACTTGCGTTGGACATACTTAAGAAAAACCTCAAACCATTACCTTCTCAGCTATTGAACGAACGAATAGAAAAGCCTTTGTGCGAATCAGAAGTGAGGGTGGTTATAAAAGAAGGTGGTGAAGTTGCTGATATATTGATGCCAGATCAATACAGGGTCTGTAACATCAAGAAGAATGACTCCGCTGAAAATTCCTTAACGGAAGACGAGGTACACACCGTATTGTCTCAGTTCGGACCATTAGAGCAGATTTGGCAAACAACAGAAAATCGAAGCACAAACAGCATGTTTTGGGGGAAAGTAACATTCACAAATGCAAGCGATGCTAATGAAGCTGTAAGTGGCATAAG ACCGGAAGACGTTGTTCGCTTACTGATGACGAGGATACAGGTATTAGACGGAGATATTTCTGTCCAGCCAGCCAAAGAACGCCTAGACGATAAGAAGTCAGATCTTTTCATAAGGGGAATACCTTTGACAGTTTGTGAGGATGATATTAAAGAAGGTCTAGCAAATTCACTAGGTGTTGTCAATTCTAAAGAGCGCTTCACCGTTTTTATCCCGCGTGAGAATTGTACTCTTCGAACAAATGAGCTTGGATTGGTACGAACAGAGTTGACGAATTTGTTGTCTACGTTGTCCAGACCGGAACATTTCCGATCAAATGTGGTAGAGTACAGGCAACAAACAGTTACTGCTTTTGCATTTGTCACTTTCAATAATGCAGAAATGTGTGAACATGTTGCTGACAGGATAAATGACGGGGGTTGTTATATCAATGACTGCAAATTACGCGCGGAGGTTGAATATAAGTCATCTGTGCATGTGAAGCGGTTCTTGTTTGATCTTCTGAAACAAGACATTAATGAAAAGGTAGAAATGTATCGAACACAAAGTCAGTCCACAACGGTTGAAATAAGGTCGCTGATATCTGGCAACTTTTCGCTTGATATACAGTCTATTTCTTCACAAAACTTAGCTAGGGCAAAGGTTTCATTTGACAAACTTGTTCAAGGGGAAGTGTTGGATTGTGATGTAATAAACAACATTCAAGTGTTATTCTTTGGTGATGGTCTTGCGAAGATAAAAGAAATCGAGAAGTTTAGTGGTGCGGTCATTATTCTTGATGAAAGGCGCATGCAGATTTCCGTTCAAGGAAGTACAGCTTCAAAGAAAACAGCTATTGCACTCATAAGAACAGAAGTTCTAAGGTGCGCTGATTCGAAGGAGACAATAGTTCGCCTGAAAGGTGAAGATAACCCACCCGGTTTAATGAAGGCATTGGTCGTCAAGTATGGGATAAAACTTGATGAATTGAAAACTAAAACCGGTTTGTCGTCGATAACATTGAATTTTCGATACCATGAAATATCGTTGTCGGGTAAAGATGGCGCCGTTGTGAAAGCAATATCAATTATTGGGGAGCTTAAAGAGTCTCTGTCAAGGGACAAAACCGCCGCGAATGCTAGCACAGATTTGCCGGATTGTCCAGTATGTCTGACCCCTATAAATGAAGAAGATATGTTTCGACTTGAATACTGCGGTCATGCCTATTGTGAAACCTGCCTGACGAACCAAATAAGATTTGCCATACAGAATAAAGAATTTCCGGTCAGCTGTGCGGTACAAAATTGCGACAAAGGTTTCGTTGCTCGTGACTTCAATTTTCAAATGGGAAATAACTTCATTATGCCATCAGAACTTGTCCAGGCATCTATGACAAGCTTCGTAAGAAGGCACAACAAAGAGTACAAGTTTTGTCCAACGCCGAATTGCAATATGGTATACAAGGTATCAGGAATTGGTGGAAGGTTTGACTGTGTTCTTTGTAAATCTTCGACGTGCACAAAGTGCCATATTGAGTTCCATGAAGGCCTCACCTGCGCCATGTACATAAGTGCAAAAAATGATGAAGATTCTGTGCGAAGATGGATAAACGAAGATCCTCAGAACAGAAAGAGTTGCCCTGTTTGTAATATAAGTATCGAGAAGATCGATGGTTGTTATCACATTACGTGCAAGTGTGGTTCTCATGTGTGCTGGAAATGTCTCAAGTACTTTTCGTCAATGTCCGCTTGCTACGGACATATGCAAGCCGAGCATGACTCGTTTGTGTAA